TTTGCCGATTTTTCATCCATTGATGGAATTTTTTTCAAATCTTCCACCTCTGCATTCTTAATCTCATCCAGGCTGGCAAATGTCCGCATCAGTGCTTTCCTTCTCGCAGGTCCGATTCCCGGAATATCATCCAGGATCGAATGCACTTGTCCCTGACTACGCAGTTTCCGGTGAAATTCTATAGCAAATCTGTGCGCCTCATCCTGCACTCTTGTGATCAGTCGAAACCCTTCGGAATTGTGGTCGATCGGAATCTCGATATTCTGATAGTAGAGTCCTCTCGTCCGATGATGGTCATCTTTGACCATACCGCATACCGGAATGGATATATGAAGTTCATCCAGTACTTCCAGTGCTATATTAACCTGTCCTTTTCCACCATCCATCATGATCAGATCCGGAAAAACATTAAAACTTCCCAGCTCTTTCCCGCTTTTCTGTTCCTCCAGACCATGTCGGAATCTTCTGGTGAGGACCTCACGCATACTTGCATAATCATCTGCCCCCTGCACACCCTTGATGTGGAACTTACGATAATCGTTTCGTTTCGGTTTGCCCCTCTCATAAACGATCATCGACCCTACCGAGGCAAATCCATTGGTATTGGAAATATCATACGCCTCCATACGCACCAGGTTATTAAGACCAAGCAACTTTTCTATTTCTTTTACTGCACCGATCGTTCTTCCTTCTTCACGCTTGATACGCTCCTTATCTTTTTCCAGTACCATCTTTGCATTTTTCGCCGCAAGCTCAACAAGCTTTTCTTTTTCCCCTTTTTTCGGGATACGGAAATGAACCTTATGCCCACGTTTTTCTCCAAGCCATGCTTCCAGGATCTCCCGCTCTTCCGGTTCCACCGGAAGCATCAGTTCGCCCGGAATATATGGCGTTCCGGCATAAAACTGCTTGATAAAGCTGGAGAGGATCTCTGCATTTTCATCTCCCTGGGCAATCCGCAGATAAAAATGATCTCTGCCGATCAGACGACCATTGCGGATAAAGAATACCTGTACCACCGCATCCTCATGCTCTCTTGCAAGAGCCACAATATCCCGGTCCTCGCCCCCTGTATCGGTAATCTTCTGCTTCTGTGCAATCTGCTTCACGCTGTGCAGAAGCTCCCGGTATTCAATTGCTTTCTCAAATTCCAGATCATCCGATGCCTCCTGCATCTTTTTCTCCAGATCCTTTAAGATTTTATCATAATTTCCTCCCAGGAATTTGAGTACTTCATCAACCGACTCTCTGTATTTTTCCTGCGAAATATACCCCTGACACGGTGCATCGCACTGCTTGATATGATGATAGAGACAGCATCTTTCTTTCCCGATATCGCGCGGAAGGATGCGGTTACAGCTACGCAGACGGTAAAGCTTCCGGATCAGTTCGATCGTATCTTTTACCGCCGTCACACTGGTATAAGGGCCGAAATACTTTGACTTGTCCTTCTTCATCTGCCTTGCCATCATAATCCTTGGATATGCTTCGCCGGTTGTCACTTTGATAAATGGATAACTCTTATCATCCATCAGCATCGTATTGTACTTTGGCCGGTGTTCCTTGATCAGATTGCATTCCAGAACCAGTGCTTCCAGTTCCGAATCCGTCACGATATACTCAAACCGGGTGATATGCGTCACCATCTGGTCTATCTTGGCCCCCCTGTTCCTGCTCGGCTGAAAATACTGTCTGACACGGTTCTTCAGGCTGATCGCCTTTCCAACATAAATGATCTCGTCCTTTTCCCCATGCATCAGATAGACTCCCGGTTTCCCAGGAAGTTTTTTAAGTTCGTCTTCTATAATAAATGTCTGATTTTCCATAGTCACATTATACCTTGCTTCCTGCAGACAATACAAGTCATTCTTTCAAAAGAATCTACAGAAAAAAGAGGCTTCAGAACCTATTGTTCTGAAACCTCTGCATCTTCTGTTATTTTAGACTAGTCACGCTTCTGCGGAAGGATGAATCCGTCTTCATCTCTTTCTGCTTTCTTCTGCGTTTCTTTCTCTTCCTGCTGTGCTGCTTCGGTATCTGCCTCTTTCTTCGGCATCTCGATCGTCTGCTCTTTTACAGGATTCTCTTCTTTCTTTTCTTCCGGTTCCGGAATTCCTTCACATCTGCGGTAAATCTTCATGAATTCTTTTCCGGTGATCGTCTCTTTCTCAATCAGGAATCCAGCGATCTGATCCATCGTTTCACGATGCTCGGAAAGCATTCTCTTCGCTTCTGCATATGCTCCCTT
The sequence above is drawn from the Coprococcus comes ATCC 27758 genome and encodes:
- the uvrC gene encoding excinuclease ABC subunit UvrC gives rise to the protein MENQTFIIEDELKKLPGKPGVYLMHGEKDEIIYVGKAISLKNRVRQYFQPSRNRGAKIDQMVTHITRFEYIVTDSELEALVLECNLIKEHRPKYNTMLMDDKSYPFIKVTTGEAYPRIMMARQMKKDKSKYFGPYTSVTAVKDTIELIRKLYRLRSCNRILPRDIGKERCCLYHHIKQCDAPCQGYISQEKYRESVDEVLKFLGGNYDKILKDLEKKMQEASDDLEFEKAIEYRELLHSVKQIAQKQKITDTGGEDRDIVALAREHEDAVVQVFFIRNGRLIGRDHFYLRIAQGDENAEILSSFIKQFYAGTPYIPGELMLPVEPEEREILEAWLGEKRGHKVHFRIPKKGEKEKLVELAAKNAKMVLEKDKERIKREEGRTIGAVKEIEKLLGLNNLVRMEAYDISNTNGFASVGSMIVYERGKPKRNDYRKFHIKGVQGADDYASMREVLTRRFRHGLEEQKSGKELGSFNVFPDLIMMDGGKGQVNIALEVLDELHISIPVCGMVKDDHHRTRGLYYQNIEIPIDHNSEGFRLITRVQDEAHRFAIEFHRKLRSQGQVHSILDDIPGIGPARRKALMRTFASLDEIKNAEVEDLKKIPSMDEKSAKNVYNFFRGSEKEDTEATLMEEQ